The Shewanella mangrovisoli genome has a window encoding:
- the gloA2 gene encoding SMU1112c/YaeR family gloxylase I-like metalloprotein produces the protein MLLGIHHAAIICSDYQKSKHFYVTILGLSVLAEHYREARQSYKLDLQLPDMSQIELFSFDNPPKRPSYPEACGLRHLAFRVASIETAIEHLTAHDIAVEPVRIDEYTGKKFTFFSDPDGLPLELYEL, from the coding sequence ATGTTACTCGGCATTCACCATGCAGCGATTATTTGCAGTGACTATCAAAAGTCCAAACACTTTTATGTGACTATTCTTGGCCTTAGCGTGCTTGCAGAGCATTATCGTGAGGCGCGCCAGTCCTACAAACTCGATTTACAACTGCCGGATATGAGTCAAATTGAGTTGTTTTCCTTCGACAATCCTCCCAAACGCCCAAGCTATCCCGAAGCCTGCGGCCTTAGACATCTCGCCTTTCGCGTCGCATCGATTGAAACGGCGATCGAGCATCTTACGGCCCATGATATCGCCGTCGAACCCGTCCGCATCGACGAATACACAGGCAAAAAGTTCACCTTCTTTAGCGATCCCGACGGCTTACCCTTAGAGTTATATGAGCTATAA
- the rhlP gene encoding rhombotarget lipoprotein (RhlP (RHombo-target LipoProtein) is a family of predicted lipoproteins that, in general, co-occurs with a form of rhombosortase, and that has an apparent cleavage site for that enzyme, a GlyGly motif, near the C-terminus.) has translation MKTKFIALVGALASISILLGGCSAFFNGNTTEKNVVSSSLVEYLYPDDKQREPQQPSIPVLRLPITVGIAFLPSSHWQSEALDSSSQIALLDKVKQSFVKYDFIDRIELIPSTYLKNGKGFSTLQQVARLHDVDVMALVSYDQLLQSSENKASLLYWTIVGMYMVPGNENAIQTFVDTAVFDMRSQKMLFRAPGINQLSDTSTAVSVTNVLREKSAEGFDLAVNDMITNLDAELARFKTRVKEEHIATIEHKQGYSGGGSLSLLILSLLGIFAIRRLTISRE, from the coding sequence ATGAAGACAAAATTCATAGCGCTTGTGGGCGCGCTGGCATCGATTAGCATCTTGCTTGGTGGTTGCAGTGCTTTTTTTAACGGTAACACCACCGAAAAAAACGTGGTTTCCAGCAGTCTGGTTGAATATCTCTATCCCGACGATAAACAACGTGAGCCGCAGCAGCCCAGTATTCCTGTACTGCGTCTTCCCATAACGGTCGGCATCGCCTTTTTACCTTCCTCCCATTGGCAATCCGAAGCCCTCGATAGCAGCTCGCAAATCGCCTTGCTGGATAAAGTAAAACAATCCTTTGTTAAATATGACTTTATTGACCGTATCGAATTAATCCCCAGCACTTACCTTAAAAATGGCAAAGGTTTTAGTACCCTGCAGCAGGTCGCTCGCTTACACGATGTCGATGTGATGGCGCTGGTATCTTATGATCAACTGCTACAAAGCAGCGAGAATAAGGCTTCACTGCTGTATTGGACCATAGTCGGCATGTATATGGTGCCCGGTAATGAAAACGCGATCCAAACCTTTGTCGATACTGCGGTATTTGATATGCGCAGCCAAAAGATGCTGTTTAGGGCGCCCGGCATTAACCAACTTAGCGACACATCAACCGCGGTGAGCGTCACCAACGTGTTACGTGAAAAATCCGCCGAAGGCTTTGATCTAGCGGTAAACGATATGATCACTAACTTAGACGCCGAATTAGCCCGCTTTAAAACCCGCGTGAAAGAAGAACATATTGCGACCATCGAACATAAACAAGGTTATAGCGGCGGAGGCAGTTTATCCCTATTAATCCTTTCGCTACTGGGCATATTTGCAATTCGCCGTTTAACTATCAGCCGAGAATAG
- the def gene encoding peptide deformylase has product MAVLDILTIPDERLKRKAQPVKDIEAIQGFIDDLIETMYHTDDGIGLASTQVGSTDAVIVIDLSETRDQPLVLINPEIVEKSGEYVGEEGCLSIPGYRAKVSRFEKVKVTALDRQGKAIEIETDDFLAIVLQHEIDHLHGKVFIEHLSALKQQIALKKVRKYA; this is encoded by the coding sequence ATGGCTGTACTCGATATTCTGACAATTCCCGATGAGCGTCTAAAGCGCAAAGCACAACCCGTAAAAGACATTGAAGCGATTCAGGGATTTATCGATGATTTAATCGAAACCATGTACCACACCGACGACGGTATCGGTCTGGCCTCGACCCAAGTGGGCAGTACAGATGCGGTGATTGTGATCGATTTATCCGAAACCCGCGATCAACCCTTAGTGCTGATTAATCCAGAGATTGTTGAAAAATCAGGCGAATACGTAGGTGAAGAAGGCTGCCTTTCTATCCCCGGCTATCGTGCGAAAGTGAGCCGTTTCGAAAAGGTCAAAGTCACTGCCTTAGACAGACAAGGCAAAGCGATTGAAATCGAAACCGATGACTTTTTAGCTATTGTTTTACAACACGAAATCGACCATTTACACGGTAAAGTGTTTATCGAACACTTATCGGCATTAAAGCAGCAAATCGCGTTGAAAAAAGTGCGTAAATACGCCTAG
- a CDS encoding MGMT family protein, translating into MMRFAKDKSPLYRYLEQDKAVTPDETSNTQETQNKLSPMAKIWHIVAMIPPGKVSSYGKVADFAGLPGRARYVSKALKSAPEHLSLPWHRVLNSQGKISFEKHSVPFQEQMELLRIEGVTVNCGKVDLSEFEWQPDMATLVMSIPF; encoded by the coding sequence ATCATGCGGTTTGCAAAAGATAAATCCCCACTTTATCGCTACTTAGAGCAAGATAAGGCCGTCACGCCAGACGAAACGAGCAACACACAAGAGACACAAAACAAGCTCTCGCCGATGGCGAAGATTTGGCATATTGTCGCGATGATCCCGCCAGGCAAAGTCAGCAGTTACGGCAAGGTGGCCGATTTTGCTGGTTTACCTGGGCGCGCCCGCTATGTGTCGAAGGCGCTCAAATCGGCCCCCGAACATTTGTCACTTCCTTGGCATAGAGTACTCAACAGCCAAGGGAAAATATCCTTCGAAAAGCATTCAGTCCCCTTTCAGGAACAGATGGAATTATTGCGTATTGAAGGCGTTACAGTGAACTGTGGCAAAGTAGACTTGTCTGAGTTTGAGTGGCAACCGGATATGGCAACCTTAGTGATGTCAATCCCCTTCTAG
- a CDS encoding DUF3108 domain-containing protein, with product MRTIPTLFVSLALTHSVFAMAAPTPLTPQTAEYQVNYGDIELGKAKYQLPAIEDGVYKYRFDSDLSLLLLTDVRHVLSEFGQEGNQLLPMRYLHERKGVGPNFVEQTAFAKAQGMIHTRYKDEKGKFPFEGDIFDPLMVQLQFRLDISAGKEVLDYKMIKSNELDEYKFHVIGKERMTIESGSYDTVKIEVVRDNHKRQTFFWMAPDLAYLPVRLTHFEKGSKQLDIKLLNYHFDDVPVAVAPAAVEAAAVETEVPTEQKVPKLLGTGAN from the coding sequence TTGCGCACAATTCCAACGTTATTCGTGAGTCTCGCGCTCACCCACAGCGTATTTGCGATGGCGGCACCAACGCCTTTAACGCCTCAAACTGCTGAATATCAAGTTAATTATGGTGATATTGAGTTGGGTAAAGCCAAGTATCAACTGCCCGCCATCGAGGATGGCGTTTATAAATATCGCTTCGACAGCGACCTTAGCTTGTTATTACTCACCGATGTGCGCCATGTGCTGAGTGAATTTGGCCAAGAGGGGAATCAATTATTACCCATGCGCTATTTGCATGAGCGCAAAGGTGTTGGCCCGAACTTTGTCGAGCAAACCGCCTTTGCCAAGGCTCAGGGGATGATCCACACCCGTTATAAGGATGAAAAAGGCAAATTCCCCTTTGAAGGCGATATTTTCGACCCTTTAATGGTGCAGCTGCAGTTTCGTCTCGATATCAGCGCTGGTAAAGAAGTGCTTGATTATAAGATGATTAAATCCAACGAGCTCGATGAGTATAAGTTCCATGTGATTGGTAAGGAGCGAATGACAATTGAGAGCGGCAGCTACGACACGGTCAAAATTGAGGTGGTGCGGGACAATCATAAACGCCAAACCTTCTTTTGGATGGCGCCGGATCTAGCCTATCTCCCCGTTCGTCTAACACACTTTGAAAAAGGCAGCAAACAGCTGGATATCAAACTGCTGAATTATCACTTCGACGATGTGCCAGTTGCAGTCGCGCCCGCTGCCGTTGAAGCCGCAGCCGTTGAAACCGAAGTTCCGACAGAGCAGAAAGTGCCTAAGCTTTTAGGCACAGGCGCTAATTAA
- a CDS encoding class II glutamine amidotransferase: MCELLAMSANVPTDIVFSFTGLAQRGGVTGPHVDGWGITFYEGRGSRTFKDACPSSESHIAKLIKSYPIKSEVVISHIRQANRGCVSLENTHPFTRELWGRYWTYAHNGQLSDYQAKFQVSRYQSVGDTDSELAFCWILEQVAAKFGDRRPVDMQAVFRFVATLAEQIRALGVFNMILSDGEYLMCYCSNNLCYITRRAPFGKAKLIDTDVVIDFDKETTPHDVVTVIATRPLTENEDWQVMQPGNWKLFRLGELLIDL; encoded by the coding sequence ATGTGTGAGTTACTGGCGATGAGCGCCAATGTGCCGACCGATATTGTGTTTAGTTTTACAGGGTTAGCACAGCGTGGTGGCGTCACTGGGCCCCATGTCGACGGTTGGGGGATCACTTTCTATGAGGGCCGTGGCAGCCGTACTTTTAAGGATGCCTGCCCGAGTAGTGAGTCGCACATTGCAAAGTTGATCAAATCTTATCCAATTAAAAGCGAGGTGGTGATAAGCCATATTCGCCAAGCTAATCGCGGCTGTGTTTCCCTTGAAAATACCCACCCATTTACCCGTGAGTTGTGGGGCCGTTATTGGACCTATGCCCACAATGGTCAGTTAAGCGACTATCAGGCGAAGTTTCAGGTGTCCCGCTATCAGAGTGTCGGTGATACCGACAGCGAGTTGGCTTTTTGCTGGATATTAGAGCAAGTCGCGGCCAAGTTTGGCGACCGTCGCCCAGTGGATATGCAAGCGGTGTTTCGATTTGTAGCTACGCTTGCCGAACAAATCCGCGCCCTTGGGGTGTTTAATATGATCCTCAGCGATGGTGAATACTTGATGTGCTATTGCAGTAATAATCTGTGTTACATCACCCGCAGAGCGCCTTTCGGTAAGGCAAAATTAATTGATACCGATGTCGTGATTGATTTTGATAAAGAAACCACACCGCACGATGTCGTGACTGTGATTGCGACTCGGCCGCTGACCGAAAACGAAGACTGGCAGGTGATGCAGCCCGGCAATTGGAAGTTGTTCCGACTCGGTGAGCTGCTTATCGATTTGTAA
- the fadE gene encoding acyl-CoA dehydrogenase FadE: protein MTTLLWIIAMILVLGALAYLRVSLLTATIAAAVVMTAGWTLDVVGPISWIIFLVIALPLNISAFRQNVISRPLMKIYRGIMPEMSSTEKEAIEAGTTWWEADLFAGNPNWKKLHNYPVARLSADEQAFLDGPVEEVCRMVNQHQVSHQLADLPAEVWQYLKDHGFFAMIIKKKYGGLEYSAYAQSRVLQKLAGLSSELASTVGVPNSLGPGELLQHYGTPEQQNHYLPRLAKGLEVPCFALTSPEAGSDAGSIPDFGIVCKGQWEGEEVLGMRLTWNKRYITLAPVATVLGLAFKLRDPDHLLGDKEELGITCALIPTDVEGVETGRRHFPLNCMFQNGPTRGKDVFVPLSFIIGGPKMAGQGWRMLVECLSVGRGITLPSNSAGGVKTAALATGAYARIRRQFKLPIGKLEGIEEPMARIGGNAYLMDAVTSLTTTGIDLGEKPSVISAIVKYHLTDRMQKCVIDAMDIHGGKGVCLGPNNYLGRGYQAAPIAITVEGANILTRSMIIYGQGAIRCHPYVLAEMESAFDTESGQGLANFDAAIFGHIGFATSNFVRSFWLGLTSSRFSNAPYSDKTKRYYQHMNRFSANLALLSDLAMATLGGNLKRKERISARLGDLLSQLYLASATLKRYQDEGRQTDDLPLVQWAVEDALYKLQASLDDLLDNFPMGLGGVLRAIMFPFGRPLKRPSDVLDHKVAKIMQTPCESRDRLGKGQFWTNSEHNAVGIQEQTLKDILAAEPLFDKVCKASGKRLPFMWLDKVAAEGKALGVLSDSEVQLLERAEIGRMKSINVDDFDPAELRPEVVATTSQERAA, encoded by the coding sequence GTGACTACCCTACTTTGGATCATCGCCATGATCTTAGTGCTAGGAGCCCTAGCTTACCTTCGGGTATCTTTGCTCACTGCCACTATTGCAGCCGCTGTTGTGATGACAGCCGGATGGACACTCGATGTTGTCGGCCCTATCTCTTGGATTATCTTCCTGGTGATCGCGCTGCCCCTCAATATCAGTGCATTTAGACAAAATGTTATCAGTCGCCCACTGATGAAGATCTACCGAGGCATCATGCCCGAAATGTCTTCTACCGAAAAAGAAGCGATTGAAGCCGGTACCACATGGTGGGAAGCCGATCTGTTTGCGGGTAACCCAAACTGGAAAAAACTCCACAACTACCCTGTCGCTCGTTTAAGTGCCGATGAGCAAGCCTTCTTAGACGGCCCCGTTGAAGAAGTGTGCCGCATGGTGAACCAACACCAAGTATCACATCAACTGGCTGATTTGCCTGCTGAAGTATGGCAATACCTGAAAGATCACGGCTTCTTCGCCATGATCATCAAGAAAAAATACGGCGGTTTAGAATATTCAGCTTACGCCCAATCACGCGTGCTGCAAAAGCTTGCAGGTTTAAGCAGCGAGCTGGCATCCACTGTAGGTGTACCTAACTCCTTAGGCCCTGGCGAATTGTTACAACACTATGGTACGCCTGAGCAGCAAAACCATTACCTGCCACGTTTAGCCAAAGGTTTAGAAGTCCCTTGTTTCGCGTTAACTAGCCCAGAGGCTGGTAGCGACGCGGGTTCTATCCCTGACTTTGGTATCGTGTGTAAAGGTCAATGGGAAGGCGAAGAAGTCTTAGGTATGCGCTTAACCTGGAACAAGCGTTATATCACCCTTGCCCCAGTTGCCACTGTATTAGGTCTGGCGTTTAAACTGCGTGACCCTGATCACCTGTTAGGCGATAAAGAAGAGCTGGGCATTACCTGCGCGCTGATCCCAACTGACGTTGAAGGCGTTGAGACAGGTCGTCGTCACTTCCCGCTGAACTGTATGTTCCAAAACGGTCCAACTCGCGGTAAAGACGTATTCGTACCATTAAGCTTTATCATCGGTGGTCCGAAAATGGCTGGCCAAGGCTGGCGTATGTTGGTTGAGTGTTTGTCTGTTGGCCGTGGTATCACGCTGCCATCAAACTCTGCCGGTGGCGTAAAAACCGCAGCACTTGCAACAGGTGCGTATGCGCGTATTCGTCGTCAATTCAAACTGCCGATTGGTAAGTTAGAAGGGATTGAAGAGCCAATGGCACGCATCGGTGGTAACGCCTACCTGATGGATGCAGTAACCTCATTAACCACCACAGGTATCGACTTAGGTGAAAAACCTTCAGTTATCTCGGCTATCGTGAAATATCACCTGACCGATCGTATGCAGAAATGCGTTATCGACGCCATGGATATCCACGGTGGTAAAGGTGTGTGTTTAGGCCCTAACAACTACTTAGGCCGTGGCTATCAAGCGGCTCCAATTGCGATTACCGTTGAAGGCGCAAACATCCTGACACGTTCGATGATCATCTATGGTCAAGGTGCTATCCGTTGTCATCCTTATGTATTGGCCGAAATGGAGTCAGCGTTTGATACTGAGTCTGGCCAAGGTTTAGCCAACTTCGATGCGGCGATTTTCGGTCACATTGGTTTTGCGACCAGTAACTTTGTCCGTAGCTTCTGGTTAGGTCTGACATCAAGCCGTTTCTCTAACGCGCCATATTCAGATAAAACCAAGCGTTATTATCAACATATGAACCGTTTCAGTGCCAACTTAGCCCTGCTATCAGATTTGGCCATGGCAACCTTAGGTGGTAACTTAAAACGTAAAGAGCGTATTTCTGCCCGCTTAGGCGATCTGTTAAGCCAGTTATACCTCGCTTCTGCAACCTTAAAACGTTACCAAGATGAAGGCCGTCAAACTGACGATCTACCACTGGTGCAATGGGCGGTTGAAGATGCGCTGTACAAGTTGCAGGCTTCATTAGACGATTTACTGGATAACTTCCCTATGGGTCTAGGCGGCGTGTTACGTGCCATCATGTTCCCATTCGGCCGTCCACTGAAACGTCCAAGCGATGTGTTAGATCATAAAGTGGCTAAGATCATGCAGACCCCATGTGAAAGCCGTGATCGTTTAGGTAAAGGTCAGTTCTGGACTAACTCTGAGCACAATGCTGTCGGTATCCAAGAGCAAACACTTAAGGATATTTTGGCCGCCGAACCTTTATTCGACAAAGTCTGTAAGGCCAGTGGTAAGCGTTTACCTTTTATGTGGTTAGATAAAGTCGCCGCCGAAGGTAAAGCCTTAGGTGTATTGAGCGACAGCGAAGTACAACTGTTGGAACGTGCCGAAATCGGCCGTATGAAGTCTATCAATGTGGATGACTTTGACCCAGCTGAGCTGCGCCCCGAAGTCGTCGCGACGACATCACAGGAACGCGCCGCTTAA
- a CDS encoding cation:proton antiporter, which translates to MVEKITGMLALIGVLSLFCQWVGWKLRLPAILPLLLCGLMLGPAFGVLNPDEIFGDLLFPIISLGVAVILFEGALTLNFKEIKDHGRMVTHLVSIGMVITWGCISVATFYLLNFSWEVALLFGALVVVTGPTVIVPMLRSVRPKSQLASILRWEGIVIDPIGALLAVLVFEYITVSGDPTSHVLYALGSMLTLGLGLGAASGYLIGQVIRRNLLPHYLRNTAVLTLMLGIFVGSNLLQEESGLLTVTVMGIWLANMRGVDIAEILEFKETLTVLLISALFILLAARLDSNAMMDLGWGGVGVLAVTMLVARPLSIWVSGIGTSLSKADKWFLCWIAPRGIVAAAVSSLFAIKLEATNVQGADAIVPLVFLIIIGTVVIQSLTAGRWAKYLGVTSGSAQGLLIFGASKFSRELAKILKSKDIKVLLADSNWDNIRLARMDNIPVYFGNPASEHAETYMDLTGIGRVLIMSPYKQLNPLVTFYFQDVLGSKKVFGLNNAEQGSARHQLSETYKQRLCLFGDAVSYAKIASQMAKGAQLKVTNLTENFTFEHFRKRYGETALPLVYLTKEGKVVIVSGNDTQFPNGIELISLLPVEALEEAKIQQAIAEQEAIAAQAKAAEEAALAKAKAEEEAEAERQRLEQQAKTKAEEPSQPQADVQDNINTSDETLAKG; encoded by the coding sequence ATGGTTGAAAAAATCACTGGGATGTTAGCACTTATCGGGGTGCTTTCGTTATTTTGTCAATGGGTTGGTTGGAAGCTTAGGTTACCTGCAATTTTACCCTTACTACTCTGTGGTTTGATGTTAGGCCCGGCATTTGGGGTACTCAATCCCGATGAAATCTTTGGGGATTTACTGTTTCCTATCATTTCACTCGGTGTTGCCGTGATCCTGTTTGAGGGGGCATTGACCCTCAATTTTAAAGAGATTAAAGATCATGGTCGTATGGTGACGCACTTAGTGAGCATCGGCATGGTGATCACCTGGGGCTGTATCAGTGTTGCGACTTTTTACCTGCTCAATTTTAGCTGGGAAGTCGCACTGTTATTTGGCGCCCTCGTGGTGGTCACGGGCCCGACCGTGATAGTGCCTATGCTGCGCAGCGTACGGCCTAAGTCGCAACTGGCGAGTATTTTACGCTGGGAAGGGATTGTGATTGACCCCATTGGTGCGCTACTTGCTGTATTAGTGTTTGAATACATTACGGTATCTGGCGACCCCACGAGCCATGTGCTCTATGCACTAGGCTCCATGCTCACGCTTGGCTTAGGTTTAGGCGCAGCATCAGGTTACTTAATTGGCCAAGTGATCCGCCGTAATTTATTGCCGCATTATTTACGAAATACCGCAGTATTAACCCTAATGTTAGGGATTTTTGTCGGCTCCAACCTACTGCAGGAAGAGTCCGGATTACTCACTGTGACTGTGATGGGGATTTGGCTGGCGAATATGCGCGGTGTGGATATTGCTGAAATCCTCGAATTTAAAGAGACACTGACAGTGCTGTTGATTTCTGCCTTATTTATCCTGTTAGCCGCCAGACTCGACTCGAATGCCATGATGGATTTAGGTTGGGGCGGGGTAGGCGTACTCGCCGTGACTATGCTGGTTGCGCGGCCGCTCAGTATTTGGGTGTCAGGCATTGGGACGTCACTCTCAAAGGCTGATAAATGGTTCCTATGTTGGATTGCGCCGCGGGGGATTGTGGCGGCGGCGGTGTCTTCCTTATTCGCCATTAAGTTAGAGGCCACCAATGTGCAGGGCGCCGATGCCATTGTGCCCTTAGTGTTTTTAATCATTATCGGCACTGTCGTTATCCAAAGTTTAACCGCGGGCCGCTGGGCCAAATACCTTGGGGTGACGTCGGGTTCGGCGCAAGGATTATTAATTTTCGGAGCCTCCAAATTCTCCCGCGAGCTGGCAAAAATCTTAAAAAGCAAAGATATCAAAGTGCTGCTGGCCGACAGCAACTGGGATAACATTCGCCTCGCGCGGATGGACAATATTCCGGTCTATTTTGGTAATCCTGCCTCAGAACATGCTGAAACCTATATGGATTTAACCGGGATTGGTCGAGTGCTGATCATGTCGCCTTATAAGCAGTTAAACCCGCTGGTGACCTTTTATTTTCAAGATGTGTTAGGCTCTAAAAAGGTCTTTGGCCTGAACAATGCCGAGCAGGGCAGCGCGCGCCATCAATTATCAGAGACTTACAAACAGCGATTATGTTTGTTTGGTGATGCGGTGTCATACGCCAAAATTGCCAGTCAAATGGCGAAAGGGGCACAGCTTAAAGTCACTAACTTAACTGAAAACTTCACCTTCGAGCATTTCCGCAAACGTTATGGCGAAACGGCATTGCCGTTAGTGTATCTGACTAAAGAAGGTAAAGTCGTGATTGTGTCAGGTAATGACACCCAATTCCCCAATGGCATAGAGTTAATCAGCCTATTGCCCGTTGAGGCGCTTGAAGAAGCGAAAATCCAACAGGCGATTGCCGAGCAAGAGGCGATAGCCGCACAGGCCAAAGCGGCGGAAGAAGCGGCCCTAGCGAAAGCCAAGGCCGAGGAGGAAGCTGAAGCTGAGCGCCAACGACTTGAGCAGCAAGCGAAAACTAAGGCCGAAGAGCCATCACAACCTCAGGCTGACGTACAAGATAACATCAATACCTCGGATGAAACTTTGGCGAAGGGATAA
- a CDS encoding TIGR03503 family protein, whose amino-acid sequence MTMSLRKSLRNTTLVLGGLCLSASLLAADAEPTAAKTTEQPANMAPKAQEAQPSAAKPSNAQVSEPTVSEANASADKAADGQASAEKPVNAKTSEAAQAKPPKPATRKVVPIDTASELKNRFRVDHMVSSMTLLIQREYGSAPVVIVLPDGSKWYANRHPETVKWVDGITGDIIYIESPQPGPWQLVGKVVPGSQLKRVSKLEIEVQQLPQPLFQGEETKVVAQLMGDAERVRMPGLDYLVEWTAHFVSKHRAGDENFAAGDIIVGSYKDNGEKFDERPDDGMFTSDINLKQPWGEYDFVVQARNNVFERQVSFPFTLSPRPVNAEVITPDDPLTGRWKIMLHADSSVLQLAETHFSFELVGPAGLQLPLVVHGLKESDTELPIPPVTEFGSYRIKGTVATTTVTGREILLDLPELFFNLVQPPEPPPSEEELAAVAAQKAAEEEALAKQDALFWIITINAVLVLLGVAGLIFWRKRQSLAQALAAAEQRMLDEAGQNKPEAPSLDEIDLTMPDEPDNRR is encoded by the coding sequence ATGACGATGTCGCTGCGAAAATCCCTACGAAATACCACTTTAGTGCTCGGCGGCCTCTGCTTGAGCGCTTCTTTGCTTGCCGCCGATGCTGAACCTACTGCGGCTAAAACCACTGAGCAGCCTGCCAATATGGCGCCAAAGGCCCAAGAGGCTCAGCCCAGTGCTGCAAAACCCAGTAATGCTCAAGTCAGTGAGCCAACAGTCAGTGAGGCTAATGCGAGTGCAGATAAAGCTGCTGACGGGCAAGCGAGCGCCGAAAAGCCAGTTAATGCCAAGACGAGTGAGGCCGCGCAAGCTAAACCGCCCAAACCTGCGACTCGCAAAGTGGTGCCCATCGATACCGCCTCTGAGCTTAAAAATCGCTTTCGGGTGGACCATATGGTCAGCAGCATGACGCTGTTGATCCAGCGGGAGTACGGTTCGGCGCCAGTGGTGATCGTATTGCCCGACGGCAGCAAGTGGTACGCCAACCGTCACCCTGAAACGGTAAAATGGGTCGATGGCATTACTGGCGACATTATTTATATCGAGTCGCCTCAGCCTGGCCCTTGGCAGCTGGTGGGTAAGGTGGTGCCGGGTTCGCAACTTAAGCGAGTCTCTAAGCTTGAAATTGAAGTGCAGCAACTGCCACAGCCGCTATTCCAAGGTGAAGAAACCAAAGTGGTTGCTCAATTGATGGGGGATGCGGAGCGGGTGCGCATGCCGGGGCTCGATTATCTTGTCGAATGGACAGCCCATTTTGTGAGTAAACATCGTGCAGGGGATGAAAACTTTGCCGCCGGTGACATTATTGTCGGTTCTTACAAAGATAATGGCGAAAAGTTCGATGAAAGACCTGACGATGGCATGTTTACCAGTGATATCAATCTAAAACAGCCCTGGGGCGAGTACGACTTTGTGGTCCAAGCCCGTAATAACGTGTTTGAGCGGCAGGTTTCTTTTCCCTTTACCTTATCGCCGCGTCCCGTGAATGCCGAGGTGATCACCCCTGATGACCCGTTAACGGGGCGATGGAAAATCATGTTGCATGCCGATAGCAGTGTGCTGCAATTGGCTGAAACCCATTTTTCATTCGAGCTTGTTGGGCCAGCAGGTTTGCAGCTTCCCCTTGTAGTTCATGGGCTTAAGGAGAGCGATACTGAACTGCCGATACCGCCAGTGACCGAGTTTGGTAGTTACCGTATTAAAGGCACTGTGGCGACCACCACAGTCACAGGCCGTGAAATCCTGCTCGATTTGCCAGAACTCTTCTTTAACTTAGTGCAGCCTCCTGAACCGCCACCGAGTGAAGAGGAGCTAGCCGCCGTTGCTGCGCAAAAGGCCGCCGAAGAAGAGGCCCTAGCAAAACAGGATGCGCTGTTTTGGATCATTACCATCAATGCCGTGCTAGTACTGCTTGGGGTCGCGGGGCTGATTTTCTGGCGTAAGCGTCAAAGTCTCGCACAGGCACTGGCCGCCGCAGAGCAACGGATGTTAGATGAGGCCGGGCAGAATAAGCCAGAGGCGCCATCCCTCGATGAGATTGATTTGACCATGCCGGATGAGCCGGATAATCGCCGATAA
- the dnaQ gene encoding DNA polymerase III subunit epsilon, with protein sequence MNIISNASRQVILDTETTGMNQGSGAVYLGHRIIEIGCVEVINRRLTGRYFHQYINPGQAIDPEAIAVHGITDERVANEPRFYQIAQEFIDFISGAEIVAHNANFDVSFMDHEFSLLQPLGPKTSEICEILDSLDIAKFLHPGQKNNLDALCKRYGIDNSRRLYHGALLDAEILADVYLAMTGGQTKFNLSNDEVGQEAGGIQRFDPASLNLKVISASADELVMHEKRLDLVAKSGKCLWRG encoded by the coding sequence ATGAATATTATCTCAAACGCAAGCCGTCAGGTTATTTTGGATACTGAAACCACGGGTATGAACCAAGGCAGTGGTGCAGTGTATTTAGGCCACAGAATTATTGAGATAGGGTGCGTTGAGGTGATAAACCGCCGTTTAACGGGCCGTTATTTCCATCAATATATCAATCCCGGCCAAGCGATTGACCCAGAAGCGATTGCGGTTCACGGCATCACCGATGAGCGTGTCGCCAATGAGCCTAGGTTCTATCAGATAGCGCAAGAATTTATCGATTTTATCAGTGGCGCCGAAATTGTGGCTCATAACGCAAACTTCGACGTGAGCTTTATGGACCATGAGTTTTCGTTGTTGCAGCCATTAGGGCCAAAGACCAGTGAAATCTGTGAGATCTTAGACTCCCTCGATATCGCAAAATTTTTGCATCCCGGGCAAAAGAACAACTTAGACGCCCTATGTAAGCGCTACGGTATCGATAACTCCCGCCGCCTGTACCACGGCGCATTACTCGACGCCGAGATCTTAGCCGATGTGTATTTGGCAATGACAGGCGGGCAGACCAAGTTCAATCTCTCTAACGATGAAGTCGGTCAAGAGGCGGGGGGCATCCAACGCTTTGATCCCGCATCACTTAATCTTAAAGTGATCAGCGCATCGGCCGATGAACTCGTTATGCATGAAAAGCGTCTTGATTTAGTCGCAAAATCAGGGAAATGCCTCTGGAGAGGATAA